The genome window AACACGATTTTTTCCGTAACCAGACGATATTAGAAACGCGTCAAGAAGTATATTTGTGTTTATTATTTGTAAAAATTATACAATAGCAACACTGCTTTCAACAGTTCAAATAGTTTGGACGTGGAGACGAGATCAACCTTAGTAACTTTGTCGGGTCATCATGTTGAGTTAACTGTTGAAGATAAACAGATTTCAATTGGTTCATCTCAATCCATACGAATAATTTGTAACTTACCCTCTCCTGGAGGAACATCCACCTATTGTATACGATGGTCAGTGGATCTGTAATGCCCATATAACGTCTGACCTCACCAATTTTGAAGATAAACTTCTGACTGTACCGCGCATTACATCCGAGGTTTAGATAACTCAGATTTGTTGAAGCCCTGACAAAATCTAGTAAGCCCTCATCAGTTACATGGTTCACAGATTCCCTCAAATCTGCTCTCTCCAAAAGACTGCAGGTTTcgcttatttttttcagaagacCATCAGTTAGGTATCTGGCATTGATCAATTTTAGGTTGGTCAAACTTTGGAAAGGAGGCCAATCTGTCATGAACGACAAATCCCAGGAATGGAGTTCCAACGATTCCAGAGCACGTGAATGGTTGTGGCATAATTGCTTCAAAAGATTTTTGTAAAGATAATCAATTATGACCGGATTGTGTTGAGACTGAAAAGAATCGTCGTTGAAAATTGCGATTTGCTTCAAATGGGGGAGTTCAGGTAACACAATGGGAAATTCGAAGAACCTTATATCAACCGATATCCGTTCAATATTCTGATGTTTCCCCAGTGCCTGGCCAATAGTAATGCTTGTTAACGAATCACAGCTTCGTATATTGAGCCTTTTCaactttttattgttttccagaatgcatttagcatatttcGGATCGATTTGGGAGCAGAAGGGTAAGCTCAAATCAACAAGATTGCGGGCACCCAGTAAACACAGTCCACTGATGGGACTCCCATTGATATACAAGGACCGTACGCCGTGAAGTGGCCTGAATTGCCTCTCTTCGTTTGGACGAAACCATCTCAGTGTAGCAACACGTAATTTCGTACAGTTTTCCAAGAATGAATCCAACATTCCGCATTCAAAGCGATCACATCCCCACGAGATGTCTACCTCCTCCAGGTTAGAGGAAGAACAATGTTTCACAAAAGTAGAGAAGCAATAATGGGGAAATGGAGGGTGG of Hermetia illucens chromosome 4, iHerIll2.2.curated.20191125, whole genome shotgun sequence contains these proteins:
- the LOC119655418 gene encoding uncharacterized protein LOC119655418, with amino-acid sequence MKKLSDNCLLHIFNYLGLLDKISVACVSHRFAGVIYQLIGKEVVDLSRMEERTPRADLTQFLSILGKFIRRVKIHPNYSSHPPFPHYCFSTFVKHCSSSNLEEVDISWGCDRFECGMLDSFLENCTKLRVATLRWFRPNEERQFRPLHGVRSLYINGSPISGLCLLGARNLVDLSLPFCSQIDPKYAKCILENNKKLKRLNIRSCDSLTSITIGQALGKHQNIERISVDIRFFEFPIVLPELPHLKQIAIFNDDSFQSQHNPVIIDYLYKNLLKQLCHNHSRALESLELHSWDLSFMTDWPPFQSLTNLKLINARYLTDGLLKKISETCSLLERADLRESVNHVTDEGLLDFVRASTNLSYLNLGCNARYSQKFIFKIGEVRRYMGITDPLTIVYNRWMFLQERLTQHDDPTKLLRLISSPRPNYLNC